In Erigeron canadensis isolate Cc75 chromosome 1, C_canadensis_v1, whole genome shotgun sequence, a single window of DNA contains:
- the LOC122589764 gene encoding protein FAR1-RELATED SEQUENCE 5-like: MQIVLQLLSDHQYTYQYTTDSKTGCLTNLFFVHPTSLDIWRAFPWIIEIDATYKTNVYNMPLVEIVGVTPTGKTFSIAHALIENEQHATYTWVLQCLRSTLEEGLVVRVALTDRDLALMKAVKDVMPETKLILCRIHIWRNIELHANPSFRSKKDYGLFRHRWDQLVNSITVKEYAENEQRLKVFLADKPNLYKYLQIQWLASYKELFVSCWVDQHRNYRNYTTNRVESEHSLLKSVMHQKRLTFHRIVECVNSVVSGQYTEIKGSLEHCRQYNQNKHNYPCLKDLLGKASHVALQIMVDEIDRLKNTVKGTCQSAGVRYGLVVACHEGVYKNMR, encoded by the exons ATGCAG ATCGTGCTCCAATTACTATCTGACCATCAGTACACGTATCAGTACACGACGGATAGCAAAACCGGATGTTTGACCAATCTCTTTTTCGTAcatcctacatcacttgacATATGGCGTGCATTTCCTTGGATCATTGAAATAGACGCCACGTATAAAACCAACGTTTACAACATGCCGCTTGTTGAGATTGTGGGTGTCACTCCAACTGGCAAGACATTCAGCATTGCGCACGCACTTATTGAAAATGAGCAACATGCGACATACACATGGGTGTTACAGTGCTTGAGGTCGACGCTCGAAGAAGGCCTCGTCGTGCGTGTGGCACTCACTGATCGGGATCTGGCCCTCATGAAAGCGGTTAAGGATGTGATGCCGGAAACGAAGCTGATACTGTGTAGAATACACATTTGGAGGAATATTGAGTTACATGCCAACCCATCGTTTAGGTCAAAAAAAGATTATGGTTTGTTTAGACACCGGTGGGATCAACTCGTAAACTCAATCACGGTTAAAGAATACGCAGAGAATGAGCAGCGGCTAAAAGTATTCTTGGCAGATAAACCAA ATCTATATAAGTATCTACAAATACAGTGGCTTGCCTCGTACAAGGAGTTATTTGTGTCATGTTGGGTCGACCAACACCGCAACTAtcgtaactacactaccaacagGGTTGAAAGCGAGCATTCTTTGTTGAAGTCAGTTATGCATCAAAAGCGGCTTACGTTCCACAGAATCGTTGAATGTGTTAACTCTGTTGTCAGCGGGCAATACACCGAAATAAAGGGGTCACTGGAACATTGCAGGCAgtacaatcaaaataaacacaactaTCCCTGTTTAAAGGATTTGCTCGGTAAAGCCTCCCATGTAGCCTTGCAAATTATGGTTGACGAAATTGATCGATTGAAAAATACAGTAAAGGGGACGTGTCAAAGTGCGGGTGTACGGTATGGGCTAGTTGTGGCTTGCCAT GAAGGCGTGTACAAGAATATGAGATAG
- the LOC122589742 gene encoding G-type lectin S-receptor-like serine/threonine-protein kinase At4g27290: MEEHRMHAFVLIGLFLLLSDCAALDTISANQAIKDGETIVSDGETYELGFFSPGKSKNRYLGIWYKKISPRTVVWVANRETPITDTSGIFKVSRGGNLQIFRGGNNVIWSSNSTVLGKSINQEVVVQLLDTGNLVVLDHNSTNKNLIWQSFDYPCDTLLPGMKFGKSLVTGLQIFLKSWKSPDDPSIGMYTHRMFTDGYPQHFTYQGQTILSRVGPWNGLGFSGHPTDTPNSIYSVEFVHNRKEIYNKYELKSSVLIRMVMTWDGKALFLLWIERTQEWIEYADVSVDSCGQFALCGPYGSCSINKRPPCSCMEGFEPQNPKEWGVQDWSSGCKPQKPLNCGNGFRKFTGVKVPDTRRSWYDYSMTLGECEMACKRNCSCTAYASLDVRNGGNGCLLWFHELIDIREYDTNQSLYIRTDAANLEGRVIIEPVSKERKRIIIIILSISSVVFFLSAVAYACKKKKKWPHMRGRDKWKHDFHIRDKSMRKEQFDSLQHFSLRKLANATDNFSNSLKIGEGGFGPVYKGVLEDGQEVAVKCLSETSRQGLEEFKNEVVCIAKLQHRNLVKLLGYCIHKSELILIYEYLANRISIYVLADETRSLMLDWPKRFQIIQGIARGILYLHQDSRLQIVHRDLKAGNILLDSDMNPKISDFGLARTFIGCDATAKTKKVVGTYGYIPPEYAVHGHFSVKSDVFSFGVLVLEIISGRKNRGFSHEDHSDNLLGHAWRLQKENKSIEVMSASLRATCSVPEVVRSIHVALLCVQNNVEDRPTMLSVVLMLASESVLPQPKQPAFYTGERCKEIQSLLLTKEYMITNLYAR; this comes from the exons ATGGAGGAGCATCGTATGCATGCATTCGTGCTAATTGGTTTGTTTTTACTGTTATCAGATTGTGCAGCACTTGATACCATATCTGCAAATCAAGCTATCAAAGATGGTGAAACAATTGTTTCTGATGGTGAGACATATGAACTTGGATTTTTCAGCCCCGGAAAATCCAAGAATCGATACTTGGGGATTTGGTACAAGAAAATATCACCCCGTACTGTCGTATGGGTTGCCAACAGGGAGACGCCAATCACTGATACATCAGGGATCTTCAAAGTTAGCAGAGGGGGAAACTTGCAGATTTTCAGAGGCGGCAACAACGTGATCTGGTCATCCAATTCAACCGTATTGGGGAAGAGTATAAATCAAGAAGTGGTGGTGCAGCTTCTAGATACTGGAAATCTTGTTGTTTTGGATCACAATAGCACCAACAAAAATCTTATATGGCAAAGTTTTGACTATCCTTGTGACACACTACTACCAGGTATGAAATTTGGGAAGAGTTTGGTAACGGGCTTACAGATTTTCCTAAAATCTTGGAAGAGCCCTGATGATCCTTCTATAGGTATGTATACACATAGAATGTTCACAGATGGATATCCGCAGCATTTCACGTACCAAGGTCAAACAATATTGTCGAGAGTTGGACCATGGAATGGTCTCGGGTTTAGTGGGCATCCTACTGACACACCAAACTCAATTTActcagttgagtttgttcataATCGTAAAGAAATCTACAATAAATATGAGCTTAAAAGTTCGGTTCTTATAAGGATGGTTATGACATGGGATGGAAAAGCACTATTTTTACTTTGGATTGAGCGAACTCAAGAATGGATCGAGTATGCAGACGTTTCAGTTGATAGTTGTGGTCAGTTTGCACTTTGTGGTCCTTACGGAAGCTGTAGCATCAACAAGCGTCCTCCTTGTAGTTGTATGGAGGGTTTTGAACCACAAAACCCAAAAGAATGGGGTGTACAAGATTGGTCAAGTGGGTGTAAGCCCCAAAAGCCTTTGAATTGTGGGAATGGGTTTCGGAAATTTACAGGAGTTAAAGTACCAGATACACGAAGATCATGGTATGATTACAGTATGACACTTGGAGAATGTGAGATGGCATGCAAAAGGAATTGTTCGTGCACAGCTTATGCAAGTTTAGATGTGAGAAACGGTGGAAATGGATGCTTACTATGGTTTCATGAGTTGATTGATATCAGAGAGTATGATACAAATCAAAGTCTTTACATAAGAACGGATGCTGCCAACTTAGAAG GTCGCGTAATCATCGAGCCTGTATCCAAGGAGAGGAAAAGAATAATCATCATTATCCTCTCAATTTCTTCGGTTGTGTTTTTTCTGTCTGCAGTAGCATATGcatgtaaaaagaaaaagaaatggcCTCACATGAGAGGACGAG ATAAGTGGAAACATGACTTCCATATCCGTGATAAAAGTATGCGGAAGGAACAGTTTGATAGTTTACAACATTTTAGCCTACGTAAATTGGCCAATGCCACTGATAACTTTAGCAACTCTCTTAAGATTGGAGAAGGGGGCTTTGGTCCAGTTTACAAG gGTGTTTTGGAAGACGGACAAGAAGTGGCTGTGAAGTGTCTCTCAGAAACATCCCGACAAGGGCTTGAGGAGTTCAAAAATGAAGTCGTTTGTATTGCCAAACTTCAGCATCGGAATCTTGTGAAGCTTCTTGGATACTGCATCCATAAAAGTGAACTCATATTGATTTATGAATACTTGGCTAACAGAA TTAGTATCTATGTTTTGGCAGATGAAACCAGAAGTCTAATGCTTGACTGGCCTAAGCGCTTTCAGATTATACAAGGGATAGCCAGAGGTATTCTTTATCTACATCAAGATTCCCGCCTTCAAATTGTTCACAGAGATCTGAAGgcaggtaatatcttgctggacAGTGACATGAATCCAAAAATATCAGACTTTGGCCTTGCTAGAACCTTTATCGGATGTGATGCTACTGCTAAGACCAAGAAAGTGGTTGGAACATA TGGTTATATCCCTCCTGAGTATGCAGTACACGGGCATTTCTCTGTGAAGTCAGACGTATTTAGTTTTGGCGTCCTGGTGCTAGAGATAATTAGTGGAAGGAAAAACAGAGGATTCTCTCATGAAGACCATAGTGACAACCTTCTTGGACAT GCGTGGAGACTccagaaagaaaataaaagtattgAAGTTATGAGTGCCTCTTTACGCGCCACGTGTAGTGTCCCGGAAGTAGTACGATCAATACATGTAGCACTGTTATGTGTGCAGAATAATGTAGAAGATAGGCCGACTATGTTGTCAGTGGTTTTGATGCTGGCGAGTGAGAGTGTGTTGCCTCAACCTAAACAACCTGCATTCTACACTGGTGAGAGATGCAAGGAAATTCAGTCTCTTTTGTTAACTAAAGAATACATGATAACCAATCTGTATGCTCGGTAA
- the LOC122589753 gene encoding uncharacterized protein LOC122589753 — MLGAHGGDGDGRDPHRSWWKKISGCKNSGSKKTPPPPRGAAKNLKLEAALKKNGGPLPMYFDYKSKTFQSIGDYGAMYKSLLGSLIGDVPQYYESWDDVPESMRDHILEEVQRYFAMDQYLELDEDDPTRKAAKLAFRADAASIYRQRKSKFKSQHFTARGGCRLSRYPADSTASWYGPGRVGKTIEFLYEG; from the exons atgctaggagcTCACGGCGGCGACGGCGATGGGAGGGATCCGCACCGATCGTGGTGGAAGAAAATATCAGGCTGCAAAAACAGCG GCTCGAagaaaacaccaccaccaccaagaggGGCAGCCAAAAATCTAAAACTTGAGGCTGCCTTGAAGAAAAATGGAGGCCCGTTACCCATGTACTTCGACTACAAATCAAAGACCTTTCAGTCGATCGGGGACTACGGGGCTATGTACAAATCTTTGTTAGGCTCGTTGATCGGAGATGTCCCCCAGTACTACGAGTCATGGGACGATGTGCCTGAGTCTATGAGGGACCATATCTTGGAGGAAGTACAG CGCTATTTTGCGATGGACCAGTACTTAGAGCTTGATGAGGACGACCCCACCCGGAAGGCAGCAAAACTGGCTTTCCGTGCTGATGCAGCTAGCATATATAGGCAGagaaagtcaaaattcaaatctcAGCATTTTACAGCACGGGGGGGGTGTAGGCTCAGCAGATACCCTGCAGACAGCACCGCCAGCTGGTATGGACCCGGAAGAGTGGGGAAAACTATTGAGTTTCTATACGAGGGATGA